In a single window of the Mustela nigripes isolate SB6536 chromosome 17, MUSNIG.SB6536, whole genome shotgun sequence genome:
- the TRADD gene encoding tumor necrosis factor receptor type 1-associated DEATH domain protein isoform X2: MATGSNGLDEWVGSAYLFVESSLDKVVLSDAYAHAQQKVPVYRALRTALTESGGSPDVLQMLKIHRSEPQLIVQVRFRGRQPCSRFLRAYREGSLRATLQECLAGALALHSVPLQLELRAGTERLDTLLTDEERCLSCIFAQKPDRLRDEELSELEEALRNLTCGSGSQGGNMEVVPAPSQSLTTSLSEEKPPAPPPPPPVQTFLFQGQPIVNRPLSLQDQQTFARSVGVKWRKVGRSLQRGCRALRDPALDSLAYEYEREGLYEQAFQMLRRFVQAEGRRATLQRLVEALEENELTSLAEDLLGLTNPDGSLA, from the exons ATGGCGACTGGGTCAAATGGGCTCGACGAGTGGGTGGGCAGCGCATACCTATTTGTGGAGTCCTCGCTGGACAAGGTGGTCCTATCTGATGCCTATGCTCACGCCCAGCAGAAGGTGCCCGTGTACAGAGCTCTGCGGACTGCACTGACAG AGAGTGGCGGGAGCCCAGACGTACTGCAGATGCTCAAGATCCACCGCAGCGAGCCCCAGCTGATTGTGCAGGTGCGTTTCCGCGGGCGCCAGCCCTGCAGCCGCTTTCTCCGCGCTTACCGCGAGGGGTCGCTGCGCGCCACGCTGCAAGAGTGCTTGGCGGGGGCTCTCGCCCTGCACTCTGTGCCGCTGCAACTGGAGCTGCGCGCCGGCACGGAGCGGCTGGACACCTTGCTGACGGATGAGGAACGCTGTTTGAGTTGCATCTTCGCCCAGAAG CCTGACCGGCTCCGGGACGAGGAACTCTCTGAGTTGGAGGAGGCGCTCCGGAATCTGACGTGCGGCTCGGGGAGCCAGGGTGGCAACATGGAGGTCGTTCCAGCGCCCTCGCAATCCCTGACCACCTCTCTCTCAGAGGAGAAGCCACCGGCACCACCGCCGCCACCGCCTGTCCAGACTTTTCTGTTCCAGGGTCAGCCCATAG TGAACCGGCCGCTGAGCTTGCAGGACCAACAGACGTTCGCGCGTTCAGTGGGTGTCAAATGGCGCAAAGTGGGGCGCTCCCTGCAGCGAGGCTGTCGTGCGCTGCGGGACCCGGCGCTCGATTCACTGGCCTATGAGTATGAGCGCGAAGGGCTGTACGAGCAGGCCTTCCAGATGCTGCGACGCTTCGTGCAGGCAGAGGGCCGCAGGGCCACGCTGCAGCGCCTGGTAGAGGCCCTTGAGGAGAACGAGCTCACCAGCCTGGCAGAGGACTTGCTGGGCCTCACAAATCCCGATGGCAGCCTGGCCTA
- the TRADD gene encoding tumor necrosis factor receptor type 1-associated DEATH domain protein isoform X1, with product MSVDKNLFPPQPGDKMATGSNGLDEWVGSAYLFVESSLDKVVLSDAYAHAQQKVPVYRALRTALTESGGSPDVLQMLKIHRSEPQLIVQVRFRGRQPCSRFLRAYREGSLRATLQECLAGALALHSVPLQLELRAGTERLDTLLTDEERCLSCIFAQKPDRLRDEELSELEEALRNLTCGSGSQGGNMEVVPAPSQSLTTSLSEEKPPAPPPPPPVQTFLFQGQPIVNRPLSLQDQQTFARSVGVKWRKVGRSLQRGCRALRDPALDSLAYEYEREGLYEQAFQMLRRFVQAEGRRATLQRLVEALEENELTSLAEDLLGLTNPDGSLA from the exons ATGTCTGTGGACAAAAACCTGTTCCCGCCCCAGCCAG GGGACAAGATGGCGACTGGGTCAAATGGGCTCGACGAGTGGGTGGGCAGCGCATACCTATTTGTGGAGTCCTCGCTGGACAAGGTGGTCCTATCTGATGCCTATGCTCACGCCCAGCAGAAGGTGCCCGTGTACAGAGCTCTGCGGACTGCACTGACAG AGAGTGGCGGGAGCCCAGACGTACTGCAGATGCTCAAGATCCACCGCAGCGAGCCCCAGCTGATTGTGCAGGTGCGTTTCCGCGGGCGCCAGCCCTGCAGCCGCTTTCTCCGCGCTTACCGCGAGGGGTCGCTGCGCGCCACGCTGCAAGAGTGCTTGGCGGGGGCTCTCGCCCTGCACTCTGTGCCGCTGCAACTGGAGCTGCGCGCCGGCACGGAGCGGCTGGACACCTTGCTGACGGATGAGGAACGCTGTTTGAGTTGCATCTTCGCCCAGAAG CCTGACCGGCTCCGGGACGAGGAACTCTCTGAGTTGGAGGAGGCGCTCCGGAATCTGACGTGCGGCTCGGGGAGCCAGGGTGGCAACATGGAGGTCGTTCCAGCGCCCTCGCAATCCCTGACCACCTCTCTCTCAGAGGAGAAGCCACCGGCACCACCGCCGCCACCGCCTGTCCAGACTTTTCTGTTCCAGGGTCAGCCCATAG TGAACCGGCCGCTGAGCTTGCAGGACCAACAGACGTTCGCGCGTTCAGTGGGTGTCAAATGGCGCAAAGTGGGGCGCTCCCTGCAGCGAGGCTGTCGTGCGCTGCGGGACCCGGCGCTCGATTCACTGGCCTATGAGTATGAGCGCGAAGGGCTGTACGAGCAGGCCTTCCAGATGCTGCGACGCTTCGTGCAGGCAGAGGGCCGCAGGGCCACGCTGCAGCGCCTGGTAGAGGCCCTTGAGGAGAACGAGCTCACCAGCCTGGCAGAGGACTTGCTGGGCCTCACAAATCCCGATGGCAGCCTGGCCTA
- the FBXL8 gene encoding F-box/LRR-repeat protein 8 — MAEPGEQLPEEVLALIFRHLSLRDRAAAARVCRAWAAAATCSMVWHDTTISCDCEREGTLLPYLSACLDHVHNLRLEFEPAREPSRRAATELLTALAVRTPGLRSLRLECRGEKPLFDAGRDILDSVHAICRAACALRHLDLRRLPFTLDDELVLQAARGCPELRSLFLDNCTLVGSVKPDSVLELLEACPRLCALGLHLASLSGTALQVLAAPDRAPFALLALRCACPEDARAPRLPEEAWAAVRRRHPGLAVELELEPALPAESVTRVLQPAVPVAALRLSLSGDTVGPVCFAARYYGATLRALEVRAAASAELDAALELLAARCAGLREVHCFCVVRPSVLHAFRAHCPRLRSYTLKLTREPHPWLPTPVA; from the exons ATGGCCGAGCCTGGAGAGCAACTGCCAGAGGAGGTGCTGGCACTCATCTTTCGCCACCTGTCTCTGAGGGACCGTGCAGCTGCTGCCAGGGTCTGCAGAGCCTGGGCTGCTGCTGCTACCTGCAGCATGGTGTGGCACGACACGACCATCAG TTGCGACTGCGAGCGCGAAGGCACGCTGCTGCCATACCTGTCTGCCTGCCTGGACCATGTTCACAACCTACGACTGGAATTTGAGCCGGCGAGGGAGCCGAGCCGCCGGGCGGCCACTGAGTTGCTAACCGCCCTGGCGGTGCGCACCCCGGGACTTCGAAGCCTGCGCCTGGAGTGCCGCGGAGAAAAGCCGCTCTTCGATGCAGGCCGCGACATCCTGGACAGCGTGCACGCTATATGTCGGGCCGCGTGCGCGCTGCGCCACCTCGACCTTAGGCGCTTGCCTTTTACGCTGGACGACGAGTTGGTTCTGCAGGCGGCACGCGGCTGCCCCGAGCTCCGCAGTCTTTTCCTTGACAACTGTACGCTGGTAGGCAGCGTGAAGCCCGACTCTGTGCTCGAGCTACTAGAAGCGTGCCCGCGCCTGTGCGCCCTCGGCCTACACCTAGCTAGCCTGTCCGGCACTGCCCTCCAGGTGCTGGCAGCGCCGGACCGCGCGCCTTTCGCTCTCCTGGCCCTACGGTGCGCGTGCCCCGAGGACGCACGCGCGCCACGCCTGCCCGAGGAAGCCTGGGCCGCGGTGCGCCGCCGCCACCCAGGACTGGCcgtggagctggagctggagccagCGCTGCCCGCTGAGAGCGTGACGCGCGTCCTACAACCTGCCGTGCCAGTGGCTGCGCTACGCCTCAGCCTCTCTGGGGATACGGTAGGCCCGGTGTGCTTTGCAGCGCGCTACTACGGCGCAACCTTGCGCGCGCTTGAGGTGCGCGCTGCTGCCTCAGCGGAGCTGGACGCCGCACTGGAGTTGCTGGCGGCGCGCTGCGCGGGCCTGCGCGAAGTACACTGCTTCTGCGTGGTACGACCCTCTGTGTTGCACGCCTTCCGCGCGCATTGTCCGCGCCTGCGCAGCTACACACTCAAACTAACGCGGGAGCCCCATCCCTGGCTGCCCACGCCTGTGGCGTGA
- the HSF4 gene encoding heat shock factor protein 4 isoform X3: MQEAPAALPTEPGPSPVPAFLGKLWALVGDPGTDHLIRWSPSGTSFLVSDQSRFAKEVLPQYFKHSNMASFVRQLNMYGFRKVVSIEQGGLLRPERDHVEFQHPSFVRGREQLLERVRRKVPALRSDDGRWRPEDLGRLLGEVQALRGVQESTEARLRELRQQNEILWREVVTLRQSHGQQHRVIGKLIQCLFGPLQTGSSSAGAKRKLSLMLEEGSSCPTPAKFSACPLPGALLQDPYCIQSSSIYSPSQRPPPASAALTGPGALSSQTSTKTLHPLMGPGFLLPEVAGAPPPLPVAVVQAILEGKGNFSPEGPRNAQQPEPRGPREVSDRGTLGLERGVRSPEHLLPPMLLQPPTESVEPTGPLDVLGPSPQGREWTLMDLDMELSLMQPLGPERSETELAVKGLNSPGPGKDSTLGAPLLLDVQAALGGPTLSLPGALTIYSTPESRASYLGPGANPSP; the protein is encoded by the exons ATGCAGGAAGCGCCAGCCGCGCTGCCCACGGAGCCGGgccccagcccagtgcctgcGTTCCTCGGCAAGCTATGGGCGCTGGTGGGAGACCCGGGGACCGACCACCTGATCCGCTGGAGCCCG AGCGGGACCAGTTTCCTCGTAAGCGACCAGAGCCGCTTCGCCAAGGAAGTGCTGCCCCAATACTTCAAGCACAGCAACATGGCAAGCTTTGTGCGGCAGCTCAACATGT ATGGTTTTCGGAAGGTGGTGAGCATTGAGCAGGGCGGCCTGCTTAGGCCCGAGCGCGACCACGTCGAGTTTCAGCACCCGAGCTTCGTACGCGGCCGAGAACAACTACTGGAACGTGTGCGGCGCAAG GTGCCTGCGCTGCGCAGCGACGACGGCCGCTGGCGCCCCGAGGACTTGGGCCGGCTGCTGGGCGAGGTGCAGGCTTTGCGGGGAGTGCAGGAGAGCACCGAGGCGCGGCTGCGGGAGCTCAGGca GCAGAACGAGATCTTATGGAGGGAGGTGGTGACTCTGCGGCAGAGCCATGGTCAGCAGCACCGGGTCATTGGAAAG CTGATCCAGTGCCTCTTTGGGCCACTTCAGACAGGGTCCAGCAGCGCAGGAGCTAAGAGAAAGCT GTCCCTGATGCTGGAGGAGGGGAGCTCATGCCCAACACCAGCCAAATTCAGTGCCTGTCCCCTACCTGGTGCCCTCTTGCAGGACCCCTACTGTATCCAGTCG TCATCTATTTACAGCCCCTCCCAGAGACCTCCTCCGGCCTCAGCAGCTCTCACAGGGCCAGGGGCCCTATCATCTCAGACATCCACGAAGACTCTCCATCCCCTGATGGGACCAGGCTTTCTCCTTCCAGAAGTGGCAGGAG CCCCCCCGCCACTGCCTGTGGCTGTGGTGCAGGCCATCCTGGAAGGGAAAGGGAACTTCAGCCCCGAGGGGCCCAGGAATGCCCAACAGCCTGAACCAAGGGGTCCCAGGGAGGTATCTGACAG GGGAACTCTGGGCCTGGAGAGGGGGGTGCGGAGCCCAGAGCATCTGCTACCTCCCATGTTGCTTCAGCCCCCCACTGAAAGTGTGGAGCCCACAGGGCCCCTGGAT GTGCTGGGCCCCAGCCCCCAAGGGCGAGAATGGACCCTGATGGACTTGGACATGGAGTTGTCCCTG ATGCAGCCCTTGGGTCCAGAGAGGAGTGAGACTGAGCTGGCAGTCAAAGGGTTAAATTCTCCAGGGCCAG GGAAGGACTCCACCCTTGGGGCACCACTCCTGCTGGATGTCCAAGCGGCTTTGGGAGGCCCAACTCTCAGCCTTCCTGGAGCTTTAACCATTTACAGCACCCCTGAGAGCCGAGCCTCCTACCTAGGCCCCGGGGCCAATCCCTCCCCCTGA
- the HSF4 gene encoding heat shock factor protein 4 isoform X1 — MQEAPAALPTEPGPSPVPAFLGKLWALVGDPGTDHLIRWSPSGTSFLVSDQSRFAKEVLPQYFKHSNMASFVRQLNMYGFRKVVSIEQGGLLRPERDHVEFQHPSFVRGREQLLERVRRKVPALRSDDGRWRPEDLGRLLGEVQALRGVQESTEARLRELRQQNEILWREVVTLRQSHGQQHRVIGKLIQCLFGPLQTGSSSAGAKRKLSLMLEEGSSCPTPAKFSACPLPGALLQDPYCIQSPLPETSSGLSSSHRARGPIISDIHEDSPSPDGTRLSPSRSGRREKGLALLKEEPASPGGEGEAGLALAPNECDFCVTAPPPLPVAVVQAILEGKGNFSPEGPRNAQQPEPRGPREVSDRGTLGLERGVRSPEHLLPPMLLQPPTESVEPTGPLDVLGPSPQGREWTLMDLDMELSLMQPLGPERSETELAVKGLNSPGPGKDSTLGAPLLLDVQAALGGPTLSLPGALTIYSTPESRASYLGPGANPSP; from the exons ATGCAGGAAGCGCCAGCCGCGCTGCCCACGGAGCCGGgccccagcccagtgcctgcGTTCCTCGGCAAGCTATGGGCGCTGGTGGGAGACCCGGGGACCGACCACCTGATCCGCTGGAGCCCG AGCGGGACCAGTTTCCTCGTAAGCGACCAGAGCCGCTTCGCCAAGGAAGTGCTGCCCCAATACTTCAAGCACAGCAACATGGCAAGCTTTGTGCGGCAGCTCAACATGT ATGGTTTTCGGAAGGTGGTGAGCATTGAGCAGGGCGGCCTGCTTAGGCCCGAGCGCGACCACGTCGAGTTTCAGCACCCGAGCTTCGTACGCGGCCGAGAACAACTACTGGAACGTGTGCGGCGCAAG GTGCCTGCGCTGCGCAGCGACGACGGCCGCTGGCGCCCCGAGGACTTGGGCCGGCTGCTGGGCGAGGTGCAGGCTTTGCGGGGAGTGCAGGAGAGCACCGAGGCGCGGCTGCGGGAGCTCAGGca GCAGAACGAGATCTTATGGAGGGAGGTGGTGACTCTGCGGCAGAGCCATGGTCAGCAGCACCGGGTCATTGGAAAG CTGATCCAGTGCCTCTTTGGGCCACTTCAGACAGGGTCCAGCAGCGCAGGAGCTAAGAGAAAGCT GTCCCTGATGCTGGAGGAGGGGAGCTCATGCCCAACACCAGCCAAATTCAGTGCCTGTCCCCTACCTGGTGCCCTCTTGCAGGACCCCTACTGTATCCAGTCG CCCCTCCCAGAGACCTCCTCCGGCCTCAGCAGCTCTCACAGGGCCAGGGGCCCTATCATCTCAGACATCCACGAAGACTCTCCATCCCCTGATGGGACCAGGCTTTCTCCTTCCAGAAGTGGCAGGAG GGAGAAGGGCCTGGCACTGCTCAAAGAAGAGCCGGCCAGCCCAGGGGGGGAAGGCGAGGCCGGGCTGGCCCTGGCCCCAAACGAGTGTGACTTCTGCGTGACAGCCCCCCCGCCACTGCCTGTGGCTGTGGTGCAGGCCATCCTGGAAGGGAAAGGGAACTTCAGCCCCGAGGGGCCCAGGAATGCCCAACAGCCTGAACCAAGGGGTCCCAGGGAGGTATCTGACAG GGGAACTCTGGGCCTGGAGAGGGGGGTGCGGAGCCCAGAGCATCTGCTACCTCCCATGTTGCTTCAGCCCCCCACTGAAAGTGTGGAGCCCACAGGGCCCCTGGAT GTGCTGGGCCCCAGCCCCCAAGGGCGAGAATGGACCCTGATGGACTTGGACATGGAGTTGTCCCTG ATGCAGCCCTTGGGTCCAGAGAGGAGTGAGACTGAGCTGGCAGTCAAAGGGTTAAATTCTCCAGGGCCAG GGAAGGACTCCACCCTTGGGGCACCACTCCTGCTGGATGTCCAAGCGGCTTTGGGAGGCCCAACTCTCAGCCTTCCTGGAGCTTTAACCATTTACAGCACCCCTGAGAGCCGAGCCTCCTACCTAGGCCCCGGGGCCAATCCCTCCCCCTGA
- the HSF4 gene encoding heat shock factor protein 4 isoform X2, whose translation MASFVRQLNMYGFRKVVSIEQGGLLRPERDHVEFQHPSFVRGREQLLERVRRKVPALRSDDGRWRPEDLGRLLGEVQALRGVQESTEARLRELRQQNEILWREVVTLRQSHGQQHRVIGKLIQCLFGPLQTGSSSAGAKRKLSLMLEEGSSCPTPAKFSACPLPGALLQDPYCIQSPLPETSSGLSSSHRARGPIISDIHEDSPSPDGTRLSPSRSGRREKGLALLKEEPASPGGEGEAGLALAPNECDFCVTAPPPLPVAVVQAILEGKGNFSPEGPRNAQQPEPRGPREVSDRGTLGLERGVRSPEHLLPPMLLQPPTESVEPTGPLDVLGPSPQGREWTLMDLDMELSLMQPLGPERSETELAVKGLNSPGPGKDSTLGAPLLLDVQAALGGPTLSLPGALTIYSTPESRASYLGPGANPSP comes from the exons ATGGCAAGCTTTGTGCGGCAGCTCAACATGT ATGGTTTTCGGAAGGTGGTGAGCATTGAGCAGGGCGGCCTGCTTAGGCCCGAGCGCGACCACGTCGAGTTTCAGCACCCGAGCTTCGTACGCGGCCGAGAACAACTACTGGAACGTGTGCGGCGCAAG GTGCCTGCGCTGCGCAGCGACGACGGCCGCTGGCGCCCCGAGGACTTGGGCCGGCTGCTGGGCGAGGTGCAGGCTTTGCGGGGAGTGCAGGAGAGCACCGAGGCGCGGCTGCGGGAGCTCAGGca GCAGAACGAGATCTTATGGAGGGAGGTGGTGACTCTGCGGCAGAGCCATGGTCAGCAGCACCGGGTCATTGGAAAG CTGATCCAGTGCCTCTTTGGGCCACTTCAGACAGGGTCCAGCAGCGCAGGAGCTAAGAGAAAGCT GTCCCTGATGCTGGAGGAGGGGAGCTCATGCCCAACACCAGCCAAATTCAGTGCCTGTCCCCTACCTGGTGCCCTCTTGCAGGACCCCTACTGTATCCAGTCG CCCCTCCCAGAGACCTCCTCCGGCCTCAGCAGCTCTCACAGGGCCAGGGGCCCTATCATCTCAGACATCCACGAAGACTCTCCATCCCCTGATGGGACCAGGCTTTCTCCTTCCAGAAGTGGCAGGAG GGAGAAGGGCCTGGCACTGCTCAAAGAAGAGCCGGCCAGCCCAGGGGGGGAAGGCGAGGCCGGGCTGGCCCTGGCCCCAAACGAGTGTGACTTCTGCGTGACAGCCCCCCCGCCACTGCCTGTGGCTGTGGTGCAGGCCATCCTGGAAGGGAAAGGGAACTTCAGCCCCGAGGGGCCCAGGAATGCCCAACAGCCTGAACCAAGGGGTCCCAGGGAGGTATCTGACAG GGGAACTCTGGGCCTGGAGAGGGGGGTGCGGAGCCCAGAGCATCTGCTACCTCCCATGTTGCTTCAGCCCCCCACTGAAAGTGTGGAGCCCACAGGGCCCCTGGAT GTGCTGGGCCCCAGCCCCCAAGGGCGAGAATGGACCCTGATGGACTTGGACATGGAGTTGTCCCTG ATGCAGCCCTTGGGTCCAGAGAGGAGTGAGACTGAGCTGGCAGTCAAAGGGTTAAATTCTCCAGGGCCAG GGAAGGACTCCACCCTTGGGGCACCACTCCTGCTGGATGTCCAAGCGGCTTTGGGAGGCCCAACTCTCAGCCTTCCTGGAGCTTTAACCATTTACAGCACCCCTGAGAGCCGAGCCTCCTACCTAGGCCCCGGGGCCAATCCCTCCCCCTGA
- the NOL3 gene encoding nucleolar protein 3: MGNAQERPSETIDRERKRLVETLQADSGLLLDALLARGVLTGPEYEALDALPDAERRVRRLLLLVQSKGEFACQELLHCAQRTTRTPDPAWDWQHVGAGYRERSYDTSCPGHWTPEASGLRTTCPELPRASDCEEAGVPGGSEAVQSGTPEELNPELEAGASEEAEQDVEPEPEAEAEPEPELEPEPEPELEPEPEPEPEPEPEPDFEAGDESEDS; this comes from the exons ATGGGCAATGCGCAGGAGCGGCCCTCAGAAACCATCGACCGGGAGCGGAAACGCCTGGTGGAGACGCTGCAGGCGGACTCGGGGCTTCTGCTGGATGCGCTGCTGGCGCGGGGCGTGCTCACTGGGCCCGAGTACGAGGCGCTAGACGCGCTGCCGGATGCCGAGCGCAGGGTGCGCCGCCTGCTGCTGCTGGTGCAGAGCAAGGGCGAGTTCGCCTGTCAGGAGCTGCTGCACTGCGCGCAGCGGACCACGCGGACACCCGACCCCGCCTGGGACTGGCAGCACGTGGGCGCCG GCTACCGGGAACGCAGCTACGACACTTCGTGCCCTGGCCACTGGACACCTGAGGCATCTGGCTTGAGAACCACTTGCCCCGAACTGCCCAGAGCTTCAGACTGCGAAGAGGCTGGGGTTCCCGGGGGCTCAGAGGCAGTGCAATCCGGAACTCCTGAGGAACTCAATCCGGAGCTGGAAGCTGGGGCCTCTGAAGAGGCTGAGCAGGATGTCGAACCAgaaccagaggcagaggcagaaccCGAACCTGAACTGGAGCCGGAACCCGAACCCGAGCtggagcccgagcccgagcccgagcccgagcccgagcccgagcccgacTTCGAGGCTGGTGACGAGTCTGAAG ATTCCTGA
- the MATCAP1 gene encoding microtubule-associated tyrosine carboxypeptidase 1 yields the protein MVLDSGAQVYEQAPPSPPTSPSSLGHRLKHSDRDGTLLYPWPQSLALSIPSALRPRPELQPYSELHLGLRGHMRRSESTYTVNSTGRRGGGTQGRAPPGRGRDPGGGTLRPAASLPHIAKTRKDAGRGASKSPCMLVALRPTNMDRERDKFFQSHYTYNPQFEYQEPMPTAVLEKYCEASGQFIHQAVGIIEAVLEKFGTYEHFEAATGGQLLTKCQIWSIVRKYMQKEGCVGEVVVQLSEDLLSQAVMMVENSRPTLAINLTGARQYWLEGMLRHEIGTHYLRGVNNARQPWHSAEGRLQYGLRPANPTEEGLASLHSVLFRKQPFLWRAALLYYTIHRASRMSFRQLFQDLARYVQDADVRWEYCVRAKRGQTDTSLPGCFSKDQVYLDGIVRILRHRQTIDFPLLTSLGKVSYEDVDHLRPHGVLDNTRVPHFMQDLARYRQQLEHIMATNRLDEAELGRLLPD from the exons ATGGTGCTGGACTCAGGGGCTCAGGTGTATGAACAGGCACCCCCCAGCCCACCAACCAGTCCCTCGTCCTTGGGCCATAGACTGAAGCACTCAGACCGAGATGGGACACTGCTGTACCCCTGGCCTCAGTCCCTGGCTCTGTCAATCCCCTCAGCCCTGCGGCCCCGGCCTGAGCTGCAGCCCTACTCAGAGCTGCACTTGGGCCTCCGTGGCCACATGCGTCGCAGTGAGAGCACCTATACTGTAAATAGTACTGGCCGGCGGGGGGGTGGCACCCAGGGTCGGGCCCCACCTGGACGGGGACGGGACCCAGGTGGGGGAACCCTGCGGCCTGCAGCCTCCCTGCCTCACATTGCTAAGACTCGAAAGGATGCAGGCCGTGGTGCCAGCAAGAGCCCTTGCATGTTGGTGGCCTTGCGGCCAACCAATATGGACCGAGAGCGGGACAAGTTCTTCCAGTCCCACTACACCTACAACCCACAGTTCGAGTACCAGGAGCCCATGCCCACGGCTGTGCTGGAGAAGTACTGTGAGGCTTCTGGACAGTTCATCCATCAG GCAGTTGGCATCATTGAGGCTGTCCTGGAGAAGTTTGGTACCTATGAACACTTCGAAGCTGCAACGGGGGGCCAGCTGCTGACCAAGTGCCAGATCTGGTCCATTGTTCGCAAATACATGCAGAAGGAGGGCTGCGTTGGGGAG GTTGTGGTGCAGCTGAGTGAAGACCTGCTGTCCCAGGCAGTGATGATGGTGGAGAACAGCCGACCAACACTGGCCATCAACCTGACGGGAGCCCGCCAGTACTGGCTGGAGGGCATGCTGCGGCACGAGATAG GCACTCACTACCTGCGGGGCGTGAACAACGCGCGGCAGCCGTGGCACAGTGCGGAGGGCCGGCTGCAGTACGGACTGCGGCCAGCGAACCCCACGGAGGAGGGCTTGGCCAGCCTGCACAGCGTGTTGTTCCGCAAGCAGCCCTTCCTGTGGCGTGCCGCCCTGCTCTACTACACCATCCACCGCGCCTCGCGCATGTCCTTCCGCCAGCTCTTCCAGGACCTGGCGCGCTACGTGCAGGACGCTGACGTGCGCTGGGAGTACTGCGTGCGAGCCAAGCGCGGCCAGACTGACACCTCGCTGCCCG GCTGCTTCAGCAAGGATCAGGTGTACCTGGATGGCATCGTGCGCATTCTGCGGCACCGCCAGACCATCGATTTCCCGCTGCTGACCTCACTGGGCAAG GTGTCCTATGAGGATGTAGACCACCTGCGGCCCCATGGGGTGCTGGACAATACCCGGGTGCCCCACTTCATGCAAGACTTGGCACGCTACCGGCAGCAGCTGGAGCACATCATGGCCACTAACCGGCTGGATGAGGCAGAACTGGGCCGCCTGCTGCCTGACTGA